From the Candidatus Eisenbacteria bacterium genome, the window AGAGCCCGATGGTGAAGGAAGGCTCGGGCTGGAAGGCGATCACGTGGGCCGAGGCGATGACGCTGGCGGGCGGAAAGCTCACGGCGGCGCGAGGACGGGGCGCGCTCGTCACCGGCAACATCACCGGCTCGCTCCACAAGCTGTCGTCCGAATGGGCGACCGCGGTCGGCGCCTCGCATCTGGTCTACGAGCCGTTCGCGCACGAGAGCCTGCGCGAAGCCAATCGCCGCACCTTCGGCGTGGCGTCCGTGCCGCAGACCGATTTCTCGCGCGCGCGTTTCGTGCTGTCGCTGGGCGCCGACTTCCTCGAGACATGGGGCGCGCCGGTCAGCCAGATGCGTGGCTTCACGCAGAAGCGCTCCGAGGACCGCACCGCGTCGTTCGTGGCCGTCGAGCCGCGGCTCTCGATGACCGCGGCCAACGCCGACGAGTGGGTGGCGATCCGGCCCGGCACCGAGATGGCGTTCGCGCTCGGCCTCGCGCGCCTGATCCTCTCCGAAGGGCTGGCGACGGCGGCCGGCGCGGGCGGACTGCTCGAGCTGGTCTCCGCCTACACGCCCGAGGCCGTCGAGCAGCAGACCGACGTGCCGGTGGACACGCTGCGCCGCATCGCGCGCGCCTTCGGCACGCGGCGCCCGAGTCTCGCGGTCGCCGGCGGCATCGCCGCGCAGAGCGAGCAATCGGTGGCGCTCCTTGCCGCGGTCAATCTGCTCAATCATCTGGTCGGCAACGTGGGCGAGACGGTGCGCTTCGACCGCGCGCTCAACTACGACGCGGTTGGCTCCTTCGCCGACGTCCAGCGCCTGATCGGCGCGATGGGCGAGGGCCAGGTCGGCGCGCTGGTCGTGCACGGCGCCAATCCGGTGTACGCGGTGCCCGCCTGGGCGGGATTCGCCGCCGCGATGGACAAGGTGCCGTTCAAGGTTGCGCTCGCGACCGCGCTCGACGAGACCGCCGAGCGCTGCGATCTCGTGCTGCCGGTGTCGCACTCGCTGGAGACCTTCGGCGACGCGCAGACCACGCCGGGTGTCTACTCGCTCACCCAGCCGGCGATGCGGCCTCTGCCGATGTTCGACAGCCGTCCCGCGGGCGATGCGCTGATCGGTCTGGCGCAGGCCGCAGGTGCGATGTCGTTCCCCGCGAACTGGAAGGACTACCTGCTCGCCGAGTGGCGCACGCTCCACGGACGTTTCGGCGCCGGGCGTGACTGGGACACCTTCTGGGCCGATTCGCTGAAGGCGGGCGGCGTGTTCCAGGAGACGCCGGTGACGTCGACCGACGCGCGCTGGAGCGGAGCCCCGGTGTTCGCCGCGGCGGAGCTCAAGGGGAACGGAGACTACGCGCTCGTCGTCTATCCGACGATCGCCTTGCACGACGGACGCGGCGCCAACAAGACCTGGCTCCAGGAGCTGCCCGACCAGGCCACCAAGGTGGTTTGGGGCTCGTGGGCCGAGATCCATCCGGAGACGGCCGCCAAGCTCGGCGTCCAGATGGGCGACCCGGTGCGGGTCGAGACCGACGCCGGCTCGGTCGAGGTGCCGGCCTTCGTCTATCCCGGCATTCGCAAGGACACGGTCGCCATTCCGCTCGGCCAAGGCCACACGGCGTATGGGCGTTTCGCCACCGGCCGCGGCGTCAACGCTCTGGCGCTGCTGCCGCCGGCGCAGGACCAGGCCTCCGGCGCCGTCGCCTACCTGAGCGCGCGGGCGCGGCTCTCGAAGGGGACCAAGGCGGAATTCCTGGCCCGCACGCAGCGGAACTTCGACCAGCACGACCGGCGGATCGCGCAGATCATTCCGGTCTCGGCGCTGCTCGCGGCTTCGGCCGCCACGCAGGCCCCGCCAGCGCAGGAGCACGGGACGCCGGGGCACGGCGCCGGCCCTGCCGGAGGCCAGGAGACCCACGCGCAGGCGCATGGGGCCGCGGAGAAGGGCCATTCGATGATGCACCGGCCCGAGCAGACGAAGCCCGGCAAGCACACCGAGCCCCGGGCGCATGCGCCCAACGAGAAGATCCCGGCGCATTCGATCAGCGCCTTCCAGAGCCACGAGGTCGTGCGAAGCCCGCGCCGCATTCCGGTGTCGGAGGGCATGTACGGGAACGCCAAGCATCGCTGGGCCATGGCCATCGATCTCGATCGCTGCACCGGCTGCTCGGCCTGCGTGGTGGCCTGCAACGCGGAGAACAACATTCCGGCGGTCGGGCCGAAGATGATCCAGCGCGGCCGTGAGATGCACTGGCTGCGGATCGAGCGCTTCGACGGCGAAGAGGGCAAGGCGCGCACCGCCCACGGGCCCGACGTGCGGTTCGTGCCGATGCTGTGCCAGCACTGCACCGACGCGCCCTGCGAGATCGTGTGCCCGGTCTACGCCACCTATCACAATCCCGAAGGGCTCAACGCGCAGGTCTACAACCGCTGCGTGGGCACGCGGTACTGCTCGAACAACTGCCCCTACAAGGTGCGCGCGTTCAACTTCTTCGACTACGGCGCGCCCGAAAAGGAGACGTTCGCGTTCCACGAGCCGCTCAACTGGCAGCTGAACCCGGACGTCACGGTGCGCTCGAAGGGCGTCATGGAGAAGTGCACCTTCTGCGTGCAGCGCATCCTCGAAGGGAAAGGCAACGCCAAGGACGAGGAGCGGCCGTTGCGGGACGGCGAGATCAAGACCGCCTGCCAGCAGAGCTGCCCGACCGAAGCCATCGTCTTCGGCGACCTGATGGACCCCAACGCTCGCGTCACGCAGCTCTCGAAGAACGACGAACGGCGCTACTGGGTGCTCGAGGAGCTCAACACCAAGCCCGGCATCACGTACCTGAAGAAGATCGAGCGCGAATCGGCCTAGGAGAAGTGCTTTGTCCGAAGAGCTGACCTACGAAGCGGTCGCGACGAAAGAGGACCTGGCATCGCCCGAGCACGTTCCGGGGACGATCACCCAGAAGAGCCTCAACGACGACCTGCTCAAGCTGATCAGCATTCCCGGCCCGGTGTGGTGGGGATTGTTCCTGCTCGACCTGGCCATCCTGGCGATCGGCGCCATCGCGGAGCGGAACCAGATCGCGATCGGCATCGGCGTGGCCGGCCACACCCGGCCCGTCATGTGGGCCTCGTACGTCACCAACTTCGTCTTCTGGGTCGGCATCGCCCATTGCGGCACGCTGGTCTCGGCCATCCTCTTCCTGTTCCGCTCGCACTTCCGCCGCGCCGTGTACCGCGTGGCCGAGGCGATGACGGTGTTCGGAGTCATGACCGCCGGACTCTTCCCGATTCTCCACCTCGGGCGTCCGTGGTTCCCGTACTGGCTCTTCCCATATCCGACGCAGCGGCAGATCTGGCCCAACTTCCGCTCGCCGCTCGAGTGGGACGTCTTCGCGGTCACGACCTATCTGACGGTGTCGTCCATCTTCTTCATCGTCGGGATCATGCCCGACGCCGCGGCGGCGCGCGACCGCGCCAAGAATCCGTACATGAAGCTGCTGCTCACCATCTTCTCGTTCGGGTGGACAGGCTCGAACAACCAGTGGAAGCACTTCTACAGCGCCTATCTCTACTTCGCCGCCTTTGCCACCCCGCTCGTGCTCTCGGTGCACTCGGTCGTGTCATGGGACTTCGCGATGGCGCAGATCCCCGGCTGGCACAGCACGATCTTTGCGCCTTACTTCGTGGCCGGCGCGATCTTCTCGGGCGTCGCGCTGGTGATCAATCTGCTGATCCCGATCCGCTGGGGCTTCAAGCTCGAGCACATCGTCACCGACGACCACATCGAGAAGCTGGCGAAGCTCGTGCTGCTGACCTCCACGATCGTCGGCTACTCCTACCTGGTCGAATTCTTCTGCGCCTGGTACGGCCCGAGCCGCTTCGAGCGCGAGATGTTCTACAACCGCTTCTTCGGCCACTTCGCCTGGGCGGGGTGGATCATGTTCACCTGCAACGTGCTGATCCCGCTGCTGCTCTGGTTCAAGCGCGTGCGCCGCAGCATGCCGGTGCTGTTCGTGATCATGCTGTTCGTGAACGTGGGCATGTGGTTCGAGCGTTTCGTGATCATCGTCGGCTCGCTCGCCCATCCCTTCAACCCGAGCGGCTGGGACGTGAACTACCGGATGTCCTGGAGCGAGGCCGCGATCCTCGCCGGATCGTTCGCGTGGTTCGGCATGTTCTTCCTGATCTTCGTGCGGATCCTGCCGGCCTTCTCGGTGGCGGAGATCAAGGAGACGCTGGCGGCGCCGATGCGAGGGAGGAACGCGCGATGATCAAGGCCGTCGGCCGGATGATCGACAAGATCCTCACCGGACCTCCGCAGCGCTACCAGGGCGTGATGGGCATCTTCTACTACGTCGACGACGCCACGCAGGCGGTGAGCGCGCTGCGCGGCATGGGCCACAAGAACCTCAGCGTGTTCTCGCCGGTTCCCCATCACACGATCGAGCACGCGCTCGAGCAGGGGCCCTCGCTGGTGCGGTGGGTGACCGCGACCGGCGCCGTTCTCGGGATCACCGGCGGCTTCGCGCTCTGTATCTACTCGGTCTACTCGTATCCGCTCGTGGTGGGAGGGAAGGAACTGGTGTCGCTGCCGCCCTTCGTGGTGATCGGCTACGAGTCCATGATCCTGCTCGGCTCGCTCGCCAATCTGCTCGGCATGCTCGCCCTGGGGCGGCTGCCGGCGCTCAAGAACAAGGCGCCCTACGACCCGCGCTTCACCGAGGACAAGATCGGCATCTGGGTGCCGTGCTCGGGCGAGACCGCGACCCGTGTGCAGGAGACGCTCCGCGGCCATGGCGCCGAAGAGGTGAAGGTCCATGCCTAAGCTCGGAGCGATCTTCATGGTGCTGCTGGCCGGATCGACCTGGGCGGGGGCATCCATGCAGCGCGGCTGCCAGGACGTGAAGACCTCGCTCACGAACCTCATGTATCCCTCGCATCGCGACATGCGCCGCACGGTGGCGTTGACGCCCCAGAAAGGCGTCCTGTTCACGCCGGACAGCCTGAGCGTTCCCATCACCGGCGTGGAGCGCGAGCCGGACATGGCGCTGCTGATGTCGAACCGCGACGCCGTGGTCGGGCGCTTCGTCGACAACACCGCGACCGACGACTCCTCGCTGGCGCGCGGGGCGCGCACCTACCAGCGCCTGTGCCAGCCCTGTCACGGCGCCAAGTTCCAGGGCGATGGCCCGGTGGCCGCCAAGTTCATGCCGCCCCCGGATCTGATGGGAGCCACGACACGCGGGCGCAGCGACGGCTTCATCTACTCGTATATCCGCTACGGCGGCGCGATCATGCCGAGGTACGGGCAGGCGCTGAGCCCGGCGGCGACCTGGGACGTCATCCACTTCCTCCGCCAGCAGCAGAAGGCGAGCCCTCGATGACGGCGCACGCCGCCACGCCCCAGGGTCATCCGGACGCGATCCTCAAGGACATCGCCGGCAAGCTTCCGGTGCGTCCCAACGCGCGGAAGCGGATGATCTGGATGGTGTGCATGGGCATCGGGCTCATCGCGCTCATCTACCTGCTCGTGTCCGAGCCCAAGCGCGCGTGGGGCGCGTACGCGATCAACACCCTCTACTGGCTCGGCATCACCAACGGCGCGATGGTGCTGGCCTGCGCCATCCGGCTCGCCAATGGCCGTTGGGCCGGCCCGGTGATGCGCATCGCCGAGTCGATGTCGGCCTTTTACCCGTTCGGCATCGGTCTGTTCCTCATCCTGCTCTTCGTCGGCAGCCGTGCCTACCTGCCCTGGCTCACGCACGTGGAGCCTCGCCAGGCGGCGTACCTCAACTATCCGTTCCTCATCGCGCGCACGCTGATCGGCCTGGGAATCCTGTGGTGGCTCGGCCGCGATGTCGCCAGGATCTCGCTGCGGAGCGACGCGCAGCTGCTCAAGAACCACGTGGCGCCCGAGCTCAAGCCTCAGTACGAGAAGCTGGCGGAAGGCTGGCGCGGAGAACAGCAGGAGATCG encodes:
- a CDS encoding molybdopterin-dependent oxidoreductase, with product MSESVVFQRRDFLKMLGLGVAGAATGCGTRPADRLIPYLVAPNDVLPGVPYWYATTCRECSAGCGVLAKQREGRVIKLEGNPNHPVNRGGLCARGHAALQALYDPDRLKSPMVKEGSGWKAITWAEAMTLAGGKLTAARGRGALVTGNITGSLHKLSSEWATAVGASHLVYEPFAHESLREANRRTFGVASVPQTDFSRARFVLSLGADFLETWGAPVSQMRGFTQKRSEDRTASFVAVEPRLSMTAANADEWVAIRPGTEMAFALGLARLILSEGLATAAGAGGLLELVSAYTPEAVEQQTDVPVDTLRRIARAFGTRRPSLAVAGGIAAQSEQSVALLAAVNLLNHLVGNVGETVRFDRALNYDAVGSFADVQRLIGAMGEGQVGALVVHGANPVYAVPAWAGFAAAMDKVPFKVALATALDETAERCDLVLPVSHSLETFGDAQTTPGVYSLTQPAMRPLPMFDSRPAGDALIGLAQAAGAMSFPANWKDYLLAEWRTLHGRFGAGRDWDTFWADSLKAGGVFQETPVTSTDARWSGAPVFAAAELKGNGDYALVVYPTIALHDGRGANKTWLQELPDQATKVVWGSWAEIHPETAAKLGVQMGDPVRVETDAGSVEVPAFVYPGIRKDTVAIPLGQGHTAYGRFATGRGVNALALLPPAQDQASGAVAYLSARARLSKGTKAEFLARTQRNFDQHDRRIAQIIPVSALLAASAATQAPPAQEHGTPGHGAGPAGGQETHAQAHGAAEKGHSMMHRPEQTKPGKHTEPRAHAPNEKIPAHSISAFQSHEVVRSPRRIPVSEGMYGNAKHRWAMAIDLDRCTGCSACVVACNAENNIPAVGPKMIQRGREMHWLRIERFDGEEGKARTAHGPDVRFVPMLCQHCTDAPCEIVCPVYATYHNPEGLNAQVYNRCVGTRYCSNNCPYKVRAFNFFDYGAPEKETFAFHEPLNWQLNPDVTVRSKGVMEKCTFCVQRILEGKGNAKDEERPLRDGEIKTACQQSCPTEAIVFGDLMDPNARVTQLSKNDERRYWVLEELNTKPGITYLKKIERESA
- the nrfD gene encoding NrfD/PsrC family molybdoenzyme membrane anchor subunit, producing the protein MSEELTYEAVATKEDLASPEHVPGTITQKSLNDDLLKLISIPGPVWWGLFLLDLAILAIGAIAERNQIAIGIGVAGHTRPVMWASYVTNFVFWVGIAHCGTLVSAILFLFRSHFRRAVYRVAEAMTVFGVMTAGLFPILHLGRPWFPYWLFPYPTQRQIWPNFRSPLEWDVFAVTTYLTVSSIFFIVGIMPDAAAARDRAKNPYMKLLLTIFSFGWTGSNNQWKHFYSAYLYFAAFATPLVLSVHSVVSWDFAMAQIPGWHSTIFAPYFVAGAIFSGVALVINLLIPIRWGFKLEHIVTDDHIEKLAKLVLLTSTIVGYSYLVEFFCAWYGPSRFEREMFYNRFFGHFAWAGWIMFTCNVLIPLLLWFKRVRRSMPVLFVIMLFVNVGMWFERFVIIVGSLAHPFNPSGWDVNYRMSWSEAAILAGSFAWFGMFFLIFVRILPAFSVAEIKETLAAPMRGRNAR
- a CDS encoding DUF3341 domain-containing protein codes for the protein MIKAVGRMIDKILTGPPQRYQGVMGIFYYVDDATQAVSALRGMGHKNLSVFSPVPHHTIEHALEQGPSLVRWVTATGAVLGITGGFALCIYSVYSYPLVVGGKELVSLPPFVVIGYESMILLGSLANLLGMLALGRLPALKNKAPYDPRFTEDKIGIWVPCSGETATRVQETLRGHGAEEVKVHA
- a CDS encoding cytochrome c, which gives rise to MPKLGAIFMVLLAGSTWAGASMQRGCQDVKTSLTNLMYPSHRDMRRTVALTPQKGVLFTPDSLSVPITGVEREPDMALLMSNRDAVVGRFVDNTATDDSSLARGARTYQRLCQPCHGAKFQGDGPVAAKFMPPPDLMGATTRGRSDGFIYSYIRYGGAIMPRYGQALSPAATWDVIHFLRQQQKASPR